The following are encoded together in the Rhabdothermincola salaria genome:
- a CDS encoding LysR family transcriptional regulator gives MNLQQLRYVVATAELGTMTSAAAACHVGQPALTRAVRALERELGLTMFVRRGRSVELTAEGEEVVAIARRVLGEVDALERLSRRGGRGQGLKLAATPTIQADLGSGLIRDYWRDHPEHPVRFVHCESRLAVAEAVRSGRADVGVADLPIPDDGLETVPFEWRDVVLLGPPGTGLPDPFPVARLAEVRLITTSRGGHRRAEFDGLFAELGVTPDVAFESDERASWIPAVLAGVGCCLWYRSQGESASLQGIEVVALEPALGRAIGVVHRRGPLATPVAALVDAARRRADAR, from the coding sequence GTGAACCTCCAGCAGCTGCGCTACGTGGTGGCCACGGCCGAGCTCGGCACCATGACCAGCGCCGCCGCCGCCTGCCACGTGGGCCAACCGGCCCTGACCCGGGCGGTGCGGGCCCTCGAACGCGAGCTGGGCCTCACCATGTTCGTGCGGCGGGGCCGCAGCGTGGAGCTCACCGCGGAGGGCGAGGAGGTCGTGGCCATCGCCCGCAGGGTGCTCGGAGAGGTGGACGCCCTCGAGCGGCTGAGCCGTCGCGGAGGGCGGGGGCAGGGGCTCAAGCTGGCCGCCACCCCCACGATCCAGGCCGACCTGGGTTCGGGCCTCATCCGTGACTACTGGCGCGACCACCCCGAGCACCCGGTGCGCTTCGTGCACTGCGAGAGCCGCCTGGCGGTGGCCGAGGCGGTGCGCAGCGGTCGAGCCGACGTGGGCGTCGCCGACCTGCCGATCCCCGACGACGGCCTCGAAACGGTGCCGTTCGAGTGGCGCGACGTGGTGCTGCTGGGCCCGCCCGGCACCGGGCTCCCCGACCCGTTCCCCGTCGCCCGGCTGGCCGAGGTCCGCCTCATCACCACCAGTCGGGGCGGGCATCGACGAGCAGAGTTCGACGGGCTGTTCGCCGAGCTGGGGGTCACCCCCGACGTCGCCTTCGAGAGCGACGAGCGGGCCTCGTGGATCCCCGCCGTGCTCGCCGGCGTCGGGTGCTGCCTCTGGTACCGATCTCAAGGCGAGTCGGCCAGCCTCCAGGGGATCGAGGTCGTGGCGCTCGAGCCCGCCCTCGGGCGGGCCATC